One genomic window of Nakamurella panacisegetis includes the following:
- the uxaC gene encoding glucuronate isomerase, producing the protein MTVTDPLPRAAPLTLHDDRLFPAESRTRDIARELYETVRNLPIISPHGHVDPTMLLSDEAFADPTSLLLQPDHYVTRMLHANGTPLTELGVGEGPLPEAKARKAWRTLCANWAVFRGTPVRYWFDSELGGIFGVTERPSAENADRLYDQVAERLAEPEFRPRALLAHFRIDVLATTDDPSDDLSAHRALAADPTFGARVVPTFRPDRYLEPFEDGWNAAVDRLAAAADMDAGDYNGYLRTLEARRRFFIANGAVSADHSHDDVITTGLEPEEAARIYRAARAGDVTAAQATAFRRHMLSEMARMSCDDGLVMTVHPGVLRNHHPATMAGFGSDTGHDIPVATEYTRALQPLLTRYGTHPNLHLVLFTVDADTFSREIAPLAGFYPSVYVGAPWWFLDNPAEIRTFQRSVSEIAGLSRLSGFIDDTRAFCSIPARHDMSRRLDAGFLAELVAEHRLDLDEAMDGLSRLVTDQPRAVFKL; encoded by the coding sequence ATGACTGTCACCGATCCACTCCCCCGGGCGGCCCCGCTCACCCTGCACGACGACCGCCTGTTCCCAGCCGAGTCGCGCACCCGGGACATCGCCCGTGAGCTGTACGAAACCGTGCGGAACCTTCCGATCATCTCCCCGCACGGGCACGTCGATCCGACCATGTTGCTCTCCGACGAGGCGTTCGCCGATCCGACCAGCCTGCTGCTGCAACCGGATCACTACGTGACCCGCATGTTGCACGCCAACGGCACGCCGTTGACCGAACTCGGGGTCGGTGAGGGCCCGCTGCCCGAAGCCAAGGCCCGGAAGGCGTGGCGGACGTTGTGTGCGAACTGGGCGGTCTTCCGGGGCACGCCCGTGCGGTACTGGTTCGACTCCGAACTGGGTGGCATCTTCGGTGTCACCGAGCGACCGAGCGCTGAGAATGCCGATCGGCTCTACGACCAGGTCGCGGAGCGGTTGGCCGAACCGGAGTTCCGGCCGCGGGCGCTGCTCGCCCACTTCCGGATCGACGTGCTGGCGACCACCGACGACCCGTCCGACGACCTGTCGGCCCACCGTGCGCTGGCCGCCGATCCCACGTTCGGTGCCCGGGTCGTCCCGACCTTCCGCCCCGACAGGTACCTGGAGCCGTTCGAGGACGGCTGGAACGCCGCGGTCGATCGACTGGCCGCCGCGGCCGACATGGATGCCGGTGACTACAACGGCTACCTGCGGACCCTGGAGGCCCGGCGGCGGTTCTTCATCGCCAACGGTGCCGTCTCCGCCGATCACAGCCACGACGACGTCATCACCACCGGGTTGGAACCGGAGGAGGCCGCGCGGATCTATCGTGCGGCCCGGGCCGGTGACGTGACGGCGGCCCAGGCCACGGCGTTCCGCCGGCACATGCTGTCCGAGATGGCGCGGATGTCGTGCGACGACGGGCTGGTGATGACCGTGCATCCCGGGGTGCTCCGCAATCACCACCCGGCGACGATGGCCGGCTTCGGTTCCGACACCGGCCACGACATCCCGGTCGCCACCGAGTACACCCGCGCCCTGCAGCCGTTGCTGACCCGGTACGGAACCCACCCCAACCTGCACCTGGTGCTGTTCACGGTGGACGCCGACACGTTCAGCCGGGAGATCGCGCCGCTGGCCGGCTTCTACCCGTCGGTGTACGTCGGGGCGCCGTGGTGGTTCCTGGACAACCCGGCCGAGATCCGCACCTTCCAGCGGTCGGTCTCCGAGATCGCCGGGCTGTCGCGGCTGTCCGGTTTCATCGACGACACCCGGGCGTTCTGCTCCATTCCGGCGCGGCACGACATGTCGCGCCGGCTGGACGCCGGATTCCTGGCCGAGTTGGTGGCCGAGCACCGGCTCGACCTCGACGAGGCGATGGACGGTCTCAGCCGCCTGGTCACCGACCAGCCCAGGGCCGTGTTCAAGCTGTGA
- a CDS encoding mannitol dehydrogenase family protein, with the protein MRALLRAGDGPPIRIVHLGLGNFFRAHQAWYTAHAPDAPDWGIAAFTGRSTALAEALEAQGGLYTLITRGGDGDRAEIVPAVARAHPGADTAALTGYLSDPAVAVVTLTVTEAGYVRGPDGRLGIDRPEVQADLAALTTAGGPLQTMPGRLVAGLRARRAAGAGSLAVVSCDNLPDNGRVTAAVVGELADRVDPALARWIDDHVSFVTTMVDRITPATTDADRAAAAALTGSDDAAPVVTEPFSEWVLSGDFPAGRPAWDAAGARFVDDIRPFEQRKLWMLNGAHSLLAYAGSARGHDTIAEAMADPVCRGWVDEWWAQALPHLTLPAAENQEYRDALVARFTNPGIRHRLAQIAADGSQKIGVRILPVLRRERAAGRMPTGAIRVVSAWINHLRGAGAPVKDATAGLADLAAGELDAAVVAVLGSLDPALTRDRDLVDAVTAGCRELVGPTGITSQRTNARERK; encoded by the coding sequence GTGAGGGCACTTCTGCGGGCCGGCGACGGTCCACCGATCCGCATCGTCCACCTCGGTCTCGGCAACTTCTTCCGGGCCCATCAGGCCTGGTACACCGCTCACGCACCGGATGCGCCGGACTGGGGGATCGCGGCGTTCACCGGTCGGTCGACCGCGCTGGCCGAGGCGCTGGAGGCGCAGGGCGGCCTGTACACGCTCATCACCCGGGGGGGCGACGGGGACCGGGCCGAGATCGTCCCGGCGGTGGCCCGTGCCCATCCCGGGGCGGACACGGCGGCCCTGACCGGCTACCTGTCCGATCCGGCGGTGGCGGTGGTGACGTTGACCGTGACCGAAGCCGGGTACGTCCGGGGCCCGGACGGGCGGCTCGGCATCGACCGGCCGGAGGTGCAGGCCGACCTCGCCGCGCTGACCACGGCCGGCGGACCGCTGCAGACCATGCCGGGCCGGCTGGTGGCCGGGCTGCGCGCACGGCGGGCGGCCGGCGCCGGGTCCCTGGCCGTCGTCTCGTGCGACAACCTGCCCGACAACGGCCGGGTCACGGCGGCCGTCGTCGGTGAGCTGGCCGACCGGGTGGACCCGGCCCTGGCCCGGTGGATCGACGACCACGTGAGCTTCGTGACGACCATGGTCGACCGGATCACCCCGGCCACCACCGACGCCGATCGGGCGGCGGCCGCCGCCCTCACCGGATCGGACGATGCCGCACCGGTGGTCACCGAGCCGTTCAGCGAATGGGTGCTGTCCGGCGACTTCCCGGCCGGCCGGCCGGCCTGGGACGCCGCCGGCGCCCGCTTCGTCGACGACATCCGGCCGTTCGAACAGCGGAAACTGTGGATGCTCAACGGCGCTCACAGTCTGCTGGCCTACGCCGGCAGCGCCCGCGGGCACGACACCATCGCCGAGGCGATGGCCGACCCGGTGTGCCGGGGCTGGGTCGACGAGTGGTGGGCCCAGGCGCTGCCTCACCTGACCCTGCCCGCCGCGGAGAACCAGGAGTACCGCGACGCCCTGGTGGCTCGGTTCACCAACCCGGGGATCCGGCACCGGCTGGCCCAGATCGCCGCCGACGGATCGCAGAAGATCGGCGTCCGCATCCTGCCCGTGCTGCGCCGGGAACGCGCGGCCGGACGGATGCCGACCGGTGCGATCCGGGTCGTCTCGGCCTGGATCAATCACCTGCGCGGGGCCGGGGCGCCGGTGAAGGACGCCACCGCGGGCCTGGCGGATCTGGCCGCCGGGGAATTGGATGCAGCCGTCGTCGCCGTGCTCGGATCGCTCGACCCCGCCCTGACGCGCGACCGCGACCTGGTCGACGCCGTCACCGCCGGTTGCCGGGAACTGGTCGGCCCGACGGGAATCACCTCACAACGGACCAACGCAAGGGAGCGCAAGTAA
- a CDS encoding sugar phosphate isomerase/epimerase family protein translates to MTWTLSGFADEIDPDLETQCRLLDQLGIGHIELRSAWNVNVLDLTDEQLDEVEKVLAAHSIAVSSIGSPIGKVNIEDDFDEHLVRLDRALAVAARLRAPYIRIFSFFLRPDQPPADHRDEVIRRMRAMAERAEGTGVVLLHENEKEIFGDVPERVLDIVESVDRPTLKLAWDAANYVQCGVRPFTQAYDRLRPHTVYIQVKDAVLATGEVVAAGEGDGQVRETISALRADGYDGFFSMEPHLAAVNPLGGFSGAAEFTRATNAFTALLDNEGITYA, encoded by the coding sequence ATGACGTGGACCCTCTCGGGATTCGCCGACGAGATCGACCCGGATCTGGAAACCCAGTGCCGGCTGCTGGATCAGCTCGGCATCGGCCACATCGAGTTGCGCTCGGCCTGGAACGTCAACGTTCTCGATCTCACCGACGAGCAACTCGACGAGGTCGAGAAGGTGCTGGCCGCGCACTCGATCGCGGTCTCCTCGATCGGCTCGCCGATCGGGAAGGTCAACATCGAGGACGATTTCGACGAACACCTGGTCCGTCTCGACCGGGCCCTGGCTGTCGCGGCCCGGCTGCGGGCGCCGTACATCCGGATCTTCTCGTTCTTCCTGCGTCCCGACCAGCCCCCCGCTGATCACCGGGACGAGGTGATCCGCCGGATGCGGGCGATGGCCGAGCGGGCGGAGGGAACCGGTGTCGTCCTCCTGCACGAGAACGAGAAGGAGATCTTCGGGGACGTCCCCGAGCGGGTGCTGGACATCGTCGAATCGGTCGACCGACCCACCCTGAAGTTGGCCTGGGACGCGGCCAACTACGTGCAGTGCGGGGTTCGGCCGTTCACCCAGGCCTACGACCGGCTCCGTCCGCACACGGTCTACATCCAGGTCAAGGACGCGGTGCTGGCGACCGGCGAGGTGGTGGCTGCGGGCGAGGGTGACGGTCAGGTCCGCGAGACGATCAGCGCCCTCCGGGCCGACGGCTACGACGGGTTCTTCTCCATGGAGCCCCACCTGGCGGCGGTGAATCCGCTCGGTGGCTTCTCCGGCGCGGCCGAGTTCACCCGGGCCACCAACGCATTCACCGCCCTGCTGGACAACGAAGGGATCACCTACGCATGA